Proteins found in one Salmo salar chromosome ssa26, Ssal_v3.1, whole genome shotgun sequence genomic segment:
- the LOC106587985 gene encoding NAD(P)H dehydrogenase [quinone] 1, with product MAQKTVLIVYAHQSGGSFNSAVKDVAVEALRQQGYKVVVSDLYAMNFKASATMQDITGEVKNPEHFKYGEETMQAWKEGRLSDDIIAEQRKVEAAELVIFQFPMYWFSVPAIMKGWIDRVLSQGFAFSLQKMYSNGIFKDKKAMLSFSTGSMQTMYRPDGLNGDINVTLWPLQNGVLHFCGFQVLAPQVFWCPGHSPPANRTAMLDGWRARLKTLLVERPLTFAPCELFDLTFPGGFMLRPEVREEQRTRPHGITTGHHLGKPLPPDNQLKAEG from the exons ATGG CTCAGAAGACAGTGCTGATTGTGTACGCCCATCAGAGTGGGGGGTCCTTTAACTCGGCAGTGAAGGATGTTGCCGTGGAAGCCCTCAGACAGCAGGGATACAAGGTTGTTGTGTCTGACCTTTACGCCATGAACTTCAAAGCCTCCGCCACAATGCAGGAtatcacag GTGAGGTGAAGAACCCGGAGCACTTCAAGTACGGAGAGGAGACCATGCAAGCCTGGAAGGAGGGTCGACTCAGTGATGACATCATAGCTGAGCAGCGGAAAGTGGAGGCGGCGGAGCTCGTCATCTTCCAG tTCCCTATGTACTGGTTCAGCGTTCCAGCCATCATGAAGGGCTGGATAGACAGAGTCCTGAGTCAAGGCTTTGCCTTCTCGCTGCAGAAGATGTACAGCAATGGAATATTCAAG GACAAGAAAGCCATGTTGTCGTTCAGCACTGGATCTATGCAGACTATGTACCGCCCTGACGGCCTCAACGGAGACATTAACGTCACACTGTGGCCCCTACAG aACGGCGTGCTTCACTTCTGTGGGTTCCAGGTGCTAGCCCCCCAGGTGTTCTGGTGTCCGGGACACAGCCCCCCCGCGAATCGGACAGCCATGCTGGATGGCTGGAGGGCCAGGCTGAAGACCCTGCTGGTCGAGCGACCCCTGACCTTTGCCCCCTGCGAGCTGTTTGACCTGACCTTCCCCGGGGGCTTCATGCTGCGGCCGGAGGTCAGGGAGGAGCAGCGCACCCGCCCCCACGGCATCACCACCGGACACCACCTGGGGAAACCCCTCCCCCCTgacaaccagctgaaggctgaagGCTGA